A genomic segment from Aegilops tauschii subsp. strangulata cultivar AL8/78 chromosome 1, Aet v6.0, whole genome shotgun sequence encodes:
- the LOC109759653 gene encoding heterogeneous nuclear ribonucleoprotein 1: protein MESDQGKLFIGGISWETTEEKLQEHFSNFGEVSQAAVMRDKLTGRPRGFGFVVYADPAAVDAALQEPHTLDGRTVDVKRALSREEQQATKAVNPSAGRNAGGGGGGGGGGGDAGGARTKKIFVGGLPSSLTDEEFRQYFQTFGAVTDVVVMYDQTTQRPRGFGFITFDSEDAVDRVLHKTFHDLGGKMVEVKRALPREANPGSGGGGRSMGGGGFHSNNGPNSNASSYDGRGDASRYGQVQQGSGGYPGYGAGAYGSAPTGYGYGHTNPGTTYGNYGSAGYGGVPAAYAGAYGNPSAAASGYQGGPPGANRGPWGSQAPSGYGTGGYAGNAGYGAWNSSSAGGNAPTSQAPGAAAGYGNQGYGYGGYGGDASYGNHGGYGAYGGRGDGAGNPATGAASGYGAAGYGSGNGNSGYPNAWTDPSQGGGFGGAVNGASEGQSNYGSGYGGMQPRVAQ from the exons ATGGAGTCGGATCAGGGCAAGCTCTTCATCGGCGGCATCTCCTGGGAGACGACGGAGGAGAAGCTGCAGGAGCACTTCTCCAACTTCGGCGAGGTCTCCCAGGCCGCCGTCATGCGCGACAAGCTCACCGGCCGCCCGCGGGGCTTCGGCTTCGTAGTCtacgccgaccccgccgccgtcgACGCCGCCCTCCAGGAGCCCCACACCCTCGACGGCCGCACG GTCGATGTGAAGCGGGCGCTCTCGCGGGAGGAGCAGCAGGCTACCAAGGCGGTGAACCCTAGCGCAGGAAGGAACGCTGGAGGTGgagggggtggcggcggcggcggcggcgatgccggTGGTGCTAGGACAAAGAAGATCTTTGTGGGCGGGCTGCCCTCCAGTCTGACAGATGAGGAGTTCCGGCAGTACTTCCAGACCTTCGGAGCTGTCACTGATGTTGTGGTGATGTATGACCAGACAACACAGCGCCCCCGGGGCTTCGGCTTCATTACCTTTGACTCGGAGGATGCGGTTGACCGTGTGCTGCACAAAACCTTCCACGATCTTGGAGGGAAGATGGTAGAGGTGAAGCGTGCTCTGCCTCGAGAGGCGAATcctggctcgggcggcggcggacgttcTATGGGAGGTGGGGGTTTTCATAGTAACAATGGACCCAACTCCAATGCTAGCAGCTATGATGGCAGAGGCGATGCTAGCAGATATGGGCAGGTGCAGCAAGGCAGTGGTGGCTACCCAGGTTATGGTGCTGGAGCTTATGGCAGTGCTCCAACTGGATATGGATATGGGCACACCAATCCTGGAACTACATATGGAAATTATGGGTCTGCAGGGTATGGAGGTGTTCCTGCTGCGTATGCTGGGGCTTATGGCAATCCAAGTGCTGCTGCTTCCGGTTACCAGGGTGGCCCTCCAGGCGCTAATAGAGGACCCTGGGGCAGTCAAGCTCCGTCTGGTTATGGCACTGGGGGTTATGCTGGCAATGCAGGCTATGGTGCATGGAATAGCTCTTCTGCTGGTGGGAATGCACCTACTAGTCAGGCACCTGGTGCAGCTGCAGGTTATGGGAACCAGGGCTATGGTTATGGTGGATATGGAGGAGATGCATCATATGGTAATCATGGAGGGTATGGTGCTTATGGTGGTCGGGGAGATGGTGCTGGAAATCCTGCTACTGGTGCAGCCTCTGGGTATGGTGCTGCTGGATATGGAAGTGGGAATGGAAACTCTGGATATCCAAATGCGTGGACTGATCCTTCACAAGGCGGAGGATTTGGTGGTGCAGTCAATGGAGCTTCTGAGGGCCAATCAAATTATGGCAGCGGTTATGGTGGTATGCAGCCTAGGGTTGCTCAGTAG
- the LOC109759777 gene encoding protein unc-13 homolog, with the protein MGTMGHHQRSRSASGSPSATRSSNATELDFAAADLECPFGGIGALGSVELRETAYEIFFMSCRSSGGAAASSPGTRGGGASEGEVSSPVAGAGARGGSAVMSSKVKKALGLKPRRSAPTMVRTSSQNSGPVSPGRTRRPMTSAEIMRQQMRVTEQSDARLRRTLMRAVVGQVGKKPDSIVLPLELLRQLKPSEFTDGEEYHQWQFRQIKLLEAGLLLHPSLPLDRLHAAVLRFREVMRATEIRAIDTGKGSDAMRVLTNAVHALAWRPGSGSDACHWADGYPLNVLLYVSLLQTVFDHREPTVVLDEVDELLELIKKTWPILGVGRAVHNVCFAWVFFQQYVVTEQAEPDLASATLALLADVAADAKQGSRESLSRDPVYAKVLLSALGKMQEWSEKRLLDYHERYERGTGGTATEGMEILLSLALAAGKIVADREYAGTGNFTADRVDYYIRCSMKNIFTKILENGMREADPANDPGVVLTRLARETEQLAKFERANFSPLLRRLHPAPIAVAAVTLHGCFGVVLREYLGKVTILTEELVRVLHSANRLEKALAQMTAEDAADCEDDRARAVVGDMEPYEVESVVMSLLKAWMDDRLRISADCLLRAKETESWIPKSKEEPFPASAIELMRLSRATIDEFSDIPATAKDDVVQALVDGLDSIFQDYISFVASCGSKQNYVPPLPALTRCNQDSGFFRLWKKAVLPSCQAPEANPRGGASQHNPRPSISRGTQRLYVRLNTLHYVLTHVQAIEEPLSSLSSASGGNRVATSLNFDRTRAAAQSAVSHVAEVAASRLIFLDSRHAFYQGLYIRNVVDTRIRPVLRALKQNLSFLVSVLVDHAQPVAVREVMKASFQAFLMVLLAGGNDRSFTRADHGMVEEDFRSLKRAFCTCGEGLVPEDVVVQEAEAVEGVVELMARSTEHLITAFGAATSESIAGVREYEDSDGGTTHVPPTRQWGPADPNTILRVLCHRDDEAANQFLKRTFQLAKRR; encoded by the exons ATGGGCACGATGGGACACCACCAGCGGTCGCGCTCCGCCTCCGGGAGCCCCTCGGCGACGCGCTCATCAAACGCCACCGAGCTTGACTTCGCCGCCGCCGACCTAGAGTGCCCCTTCGGCGGCATCGGTGCCCTCGGCTCCGTGGAGCTCCGCGAGACGGCGTACGAGATTTTCTTCATGTCCTGCCGCTCCTCCGGTGGCGCTGCAGCGTCGAGCCCCGGgacgcggggcggcggcgcgtcgGAGGGGGAGGTGTCGTCACCGGTGGCCGGCGCGGGGGCGAGGGGCGGGAGCGCCGTCATGAGCAGCAAGGTGAAGAAGGCGCTGGGGCTCAAGCCGAGGCGGTCCGCGCCGACGATGGTGCGTACCTCGAGCCAGAATTCAGGCCCGGTCTCTCCCGGCAGAACACGGCGGCCGATGACGTCGGCAGAGATCATGCGGCAACAGATGCGGGTGACCGAGCAGAGCGACGCGCGGCTCCGTCGAACGCTCATGCGCGCCGTCGTCGGACAG GTTGGGAAGAAGCCTGATTCCATCGTTCTGCCATTGGAGCTACTTCGGCAGCTGAAGCCGTCCGAGTTCACCGACGGCGAGGAGTACCACCAGTGGCAGTTCCGGCAAATCAAGCTCCTAGAGGCAGGCCTCCTTCTGCACCCGTCCCTCCCGCTCGACCGCCTCCACGCCGCCGTGCTCCGTTTCCGCGAGGTGATGCGCGCCACAGAGATCCGCGCCATCGACACGGGCAAGGGCTCCGACGCGATGCGGGTCCTGACCAACGCCGTGCACGCGCTCGCGTGGCGCCCCGGCAGCGGCAGCGACGCGTGCCACTGGGCCGACGGCTACCCGCTCAACGTGCTCCTCTACGTCTCCCTCCTCCAGACCGTCTTCGACCACAGGGAGCCCACCGTGGTGCTAGACGAGGTGGACGAGCTGCTGGAGCTCATCAAGAAGACTTGGCCGATCCTGGGCGTCGGCCGGGCGGTGCACAACGTGTGCTTCGCCTGGGTCTTCTTCCAGCAGTACGTGGTGACCGAGCAGGCCGAGCCAGACCTCGCGTCCGCGACTCTCGCCCTGCTCGCCGACGTGGCGGCCGACGCCAAGCAGGGGAGCCGCGAGTCCCTGTCCCGTGACCCGGTGTACGCCAAGGTGCTCCTCAGCGCGCTCGGCAAGATGCAGGAGTGGTCGGAGAAGCGGTTGCTGGACTACCACGAGAGGTACGAGAGaggcaccggcgggactgccacGGAGGGCATGGAGATATTGCTGTCCTTGGCGCTTGCCGCAGGCAAGATCGTCGCCGACCGCGAATACGCGGGCACCGGGAACTTCACCGCCGACCGCGTCGACTACTACATCAGGTGTTCCATGAAGAACATCTTCACCAAA ATACTCGAGAATGGCATGCGAGAGGCAGACCCTGCAAACGACCCCGGCGTGGTCCTGACGCGGCTGGCGAGGGAGACGGAGCAGCtggccaagttcgagcgcgccaaCTTCAGCCCGCTGCTGAGGCGGTTGCACCCGGCCCCCATAGCGGTCGCCGCAGTCACCCTGCACGGCTGCTTCGGCGTGGTGCTGAGAGAGTACCTGGGCAAGGTCACCATCCTGACGGAGGAGCTCGTCCGCGTGCTCCACTCTGCGAATCGCCTGGAGAAGGCCCTGGCACAGATGACCGCCGAGGACGCGGCGGACTGCGAGGACGACCGGGCAAGGGCCGTCGTGGGCGACATGGAGCCCTACGAGGTGGAGTCAGTGGTGATGAGCTTGCTCAAGGCTTGGATGGACGACAGGCTTCGGATCAGCGCGGACTGCCTCCTCAGAGCCAAAGAAACCGAG AGCTGGATTCCCAAGTCCAAGGAGGAGCCTTTCCCCGCGTCGGCAATAGAGTTGATGAGGCTGTCCAGGGCCACCATCGACGAGTTCTCTGACATTCCGGCGACGGCAAAAGACGACGTGGTTCAGGCGCTCGTCGACGGCCTCGACTCAATCTTTCAAGACTACATCTCCTTCGTGGCATCATGTG GGTCGAAGCAGAACTACGTCCCTCCCCTCCCGGCGCTGACGAGGTGCAACCAGGACTCGGGCTTCTTCCGGCTGTGGAAGAAGGCGGTGCTGCCGTCGTGCCAAGCGCCAGAGGCCAACCCGCGCGGCGGCGCCTCTCAGCACAACCCGCGGCCATCCATAAGCCGCGGCACGCAGCGCCTCTACGTCCGCCTCAACACGCTCCACTACGTCCTCACCCACGTCCAGGCCATCGAGGAGCCGCTCTCGTCACTCTCCTCTGCCTCCGGCGGTAACCGGGTGGCAACTTCCCTCAACTTCGACCGCACCCGCGCCGCGGCCCAGTCGGCGGTGTCCCACGTCGCCGAGGTGGCCGCATCCCGGCTTATCTTCCTCGACTCGCGCCACGCCTTCTACCAGGGCCTGTACATCCGCAACGTCGTCGACACACGCATCCGGCCGGTGCTCCGCGCGCTGAAGCAGAACCTGTCGTTCCTCGTGTCCGTGCTCGTTGACCACGCGCAGCCGGTGGCCGTGCGGGAGGTGATGAAGGCCTCGTTCCAGGCGTTCCTGATGGTCCTCCTCGCCGGCGGCAACGACCGGAGTTTCACGAGGGCGGACCACGGGATGGTGGAGGAGGACTTCCGGAGCCTGAAGCGCGCCTTCTGCACGTGCGGCGAGGGCCTGGTCCCCGAGGACGTGGTGGTGCAGGAGGCGGAGGCCGTAGAGGGCGTCGTTGAGCTCATGGCTCGGTCGACGGAGCACCTCATCACGGCGTTCGGCGCCGCCACGTCGGAGTCCATCGCGGGCGTGCGAGAATACGAGGACAGCGATGGGGGCACGACCCACGTACCGCCGACGAGGCAGTGGGGCCCTGCGGACCCAAACACCATCCTCCGCGTGTTGTGCCACCGCGACGACGAGGCCGCCAACCAGTTCTTGAAGCGCACGTTCCAGCTCGCCAAGCGGCGGTGA